CTTCTACGCGACGCATATCCGTATCGGCGTCTAGAAAAGATTTGGAGTTGAACATGTCTATTCGAGTTTTACTTGCAGACGATCACAAACTATTCCGTCAGGGGATGATCAGCCTGATGCGCACGCGTGAAGACCTGGTCGAGGTCGTGGGAGAGGCGGAAACGGGCGAAGAAGCGATTCAATTGACCGAAAAATTGAGTCCCGATGTGGTCCTCATGGATATTTATATGTCGCAAATGGATGGGTTGCAGGCGGCTAAAGAGATTCGGACGCGTTTTCCCAAAGTGGCGATTGTGATGCTGACCTCCTCCGAGCGCGACGGACACCTGTATGAAGCCGTACGTCTGGGAGTGGCCGGCTATTTACTTAAGAGTCTGGACGCGGATGAATTGTTCGAATTGCTGGAAGGGGTGACGCGCGGCGAGGCGGCCATGACGCGTTCGATGGCTATGCGGCTTCTAAAGGGCGTGGCCGATCGCATGGTTGACGGCGAGAGCGGGGAAGAAGCGCTCTCGGAGAAAGAACTGTTGGTTCTGCGGTTTGTCGCCAGCGGCGCCAGTAACGCCGAGATCGCGGAGAGTCTTTCGATCTCCATCAACACGGTCAAGAGTCACCTGAAAAATATTTTGGAGAAACTCCAACTCGCCAATCGAACGCAAGCCGCCACTTATGCTTTGAAGCATGGTCTGGTTTTGCCGAGGGAAAATTAGCAGATAATAATAAATGCAGCTGGGGCAAATTAATCCCTTTGCAACCATATTTTATTCATACTTGAATCATCCTTTGGGGTGAGGCTGATTTGCTTCGCAGGGGGGATGAAGAGATGAAGGTTATCATGTATCCTGATGGTGAAAATTAACACAAGAGTATCTAAATCCATCCTTCAGCAGGAGAATGCCTAGGGACAGATCCTAACTGTAAATTTCAAAACCCTTTTAAGCCAGAAGATCCGGCTCTGCGAGTGTAAAAATTTCACCTCACTTTACTTCGGAGGAACATGATGACTGAAGAAACCATCCTCACCAAAACCTTGACCGATGTAGCGCTCACCCGCCGCAGTTTCCTTAAATGGAGCGCGGCTCTGGGAGGCACAGCTGCCTTGGCTGGGGGACTAAATTTCGGTTTAAAGACCGTTGAGAAAGCGGCAGCCGCGGGCATTGAGGAAGTAAAAACGATAGGTTGCTACCACAATTGCGGCGGCCGCTGTATTTTAGGCGCGGTGGTCAAAGACGGCACAGTCACCCGCCTGGTGCCTGATCCAACCAAAGAAGAGACGCCCGGCAATCCGCGCGCTATTCCCTGCGTGCGCGGCCGCGCTCAAACTTACCGCGTCTATGCGCCCGGTCGCCTTAAATACCCAATGAAACGCGTGGGCAAACGCGGCGAAGGCAAATTCGAGCGCATCAGCTGGGATGAAGCACTGGATACGATTGCCTCTGAAATGAAAAGAATTAAAGCGCAATATGGCAATGAAGCATTCTACAACAATTATGCTTGGGGCGTCTGTTGGACAGGCCCTGATGGACAAAATGCCATTCAGCGTTTACTAAGGCTATTTGGCGGATATGTTGACTTGTATGGCACCTACAGCGAAGCTGCCTATGGACAGGTAGTTGGTTTTATCACCGGCGGCTATTCAGGCAACTCCGCAGACGATGTGCTTAACTCAAAACTTGCCGTTCTTTTTGGAGAAAATTCAGTTGTCACTCGCGCCGGCGGAGATAACGCTGGTTACTGGATGATGAAAGCCGCTAAGCAGGGAACTAAATTCATTGTCATTGACCCAATATTGACAGATACAGTCATTGGAACGCAGGCTGAATGGGTGCCTATCAATCCCGGCACCGACGTGGCTTTGATTGCCGCAATGGCTTACGTCATGGTCAAGGAAAACCTGTATGACAAAGAG
The DNA window shown above is from Cytophagia bacterium CHB2 and carries:
- a CDS encoding response regulator transcription factor, whose amino-acid sequence is MRVLLADDHKLFRQGMISLMRTREDLVEVVGEAETGEEAIQLTEKLSPDVVLMDIYMSQMDGLQAAKEIRTRFPKVAIVMLTSSERDGHLYEAVRLGVAGYLLKSLDADELFELLEGVTRGEAAMTRSMAMRLLKGVADRMVDGESGEEALSEKELLVLRFVASGASNAEIAESLSISINTVKSHLKNILEKLQLANRTQAATYALKHGLVLPREN